CCGGTGGAAATCCGGCGCTGACCCGCAACCGTGAGGACGGCCCCTGCGCACCGCGCCCCTGGCCCGGCGTGGACGGCCGTACGAGCCGGAGCACCCGACCGGGCACGACCAAGGCTCCCGCCACCGAAGCCGCCGCCCGTGCGGACGGCCGGTGCGCGGCACCGTCGAGGTATACGGAGCTGAGCCCGGTGCCACCGTGCCCGATCCATGGATCGGCGCGCGGGTGGCCGGCCGAGCGCGGCTGCGTAGCATCCGCCGCGACCCGACCCGAGAGGCACCGACCCGATGGCCCCCATGGCTTCCATGGCTCACCAGGCCCCTTTGACGCCTTCCGTCGCCTTCCTGGCGCGCCGCGCCGCCACGGCGCTGGCGGCCGTGCTGGTGCTGGGCGCGGCCGCTGCCCCCGTCGCATACGCCGACTCCGCCGACTCCCCGTCCATGTCGCCCAAGAAGCTGCCCGAGGGGCTGTACGGCTCCAAGGACCCGCAGTACGACGGGGTCTGGCGGCAGTCGCTCGCGCTGCTGGCCCAGGACACCGTGGGCGTGCGCCCCGCGGCGTCCGCCGTGAAGTGGCTGGCCGGTCAGCAGTGCGCCGACGGCTCGTTCACCGCCTTCCGCGCCGAACCGGGCAAGCCCTGCGACGCCAAGACCCTGCGGGACACCAACCCGACGGCCGCCGCGGTGCAGGCGCTGGCCGCACTGGGCGGGCACGGCGACGCCGTGAAGAAGGCCGTGAGCTGGCTGAAGTCGGTGCAGAACGACGACGGCGGCTGGAGCTCGACGGCCGGCTCGGCCAGCGATGCCAACTCCACCTCCGTGGTCATCGGCGCGCTCGCGGCGGCGGGCGAGAAGCCGCAGTCCGTGACGTCGAAGAAGGGCGGCAAGACCCCCTACGACGGGCTGCTCACCTTCCAGCTCGGCTGTGCGGCGAAGGGGGACGGGCGCGGCGCGTTCGCCTTCCAGCTCAAGGGAGCGGCCCCGAACGCCGACGCCACCGCGGCCGCGGCGACCGGAGCGCGCGGCAAAGGCTTCGTCGTCGAGCCGGCCGGCAAGGGCGCGGACACCCCGGTCAAGCCGCTGAACTGCAAGGACGGGGACAAGGAAGGCAAGGGGGACAAGAAGGCGGGCGCCGACGACCCGGCACAGGCTGCCGAGGCCGGCGACGGCTACCTCGTCGCACAGCTCGACAAGAACGGACAGCAGCTGCTCTCCGCGATGCCGGGCGCGAAGGAGCAGCCCGACGTCGGCAACACCGCCGACGCCGTGGTGGCGCTGGCGGCCGGCGCACACGGCGCCGCGGCCGCGAAGCCGCTGAAGTGGCTGGAGAAGAACTCGGCGGACTGGGCGAAGCAGAGCGGCCCCGCCGCGTACGCCCAGCTGGTGCTGGTCGCGCACGCCACCGGCACCGACCCGCGTTCCTTCGGCGGCACCGACCTGGTGGCCGCGCTCAACGCCACCGGCCCCGAGCCGGCCGCCGCGGCGAAGCAGGACACCAAGGACGCCGACGGCTCCAAGGACGGCGGCGGCCTGGGCGTGGTGTGGGTCATCGGCATCGGCCTCGCCATCGGCGCCGGCATCGGCTTCCTGCTCAGCAGCCGTAAGAAGAGCCGGCTCTGATGCGGCGTACCCAGATCGCCGGAGCCGTGCTGCTGGCCGGTGCGGTCACCGGTCTGGCCGCCGGGCCCGCCCAGGCGCAGGAGTACCGCTACTGGTCCTTCTGGGACGGGAAGGGCAGCTCCTGGGCGTACGCCACCGAGGGGCCCGCCACCGTGCGGCCGGCCGACGGCGCGGTGGAGGGCTTCCGCTTCGCCGTCAGCGCCGACTCCGCCGCGGCCGGCAAGCCCCGCGCGGCCGCCGGTTTCGACGCGATCTGCCACGACACGCCCGCCAAGGACGGCCGCAAGCGGATCGGCATCGCCATCGACTTCGGCACGGCGGCGGACGCGCCCGGCGGCGAGCAGCCGCCGAAGGCCAGGACGGCGTGCGCCCAGGTGGCCGAGGACGCCTCGGCGGGGGAGGCGCTGGCGGCGGTCGCCCGGCCGCTGCGCTATGACTCCAACGCCTTGCTGTGCGCCATCGCCGGCTATCCGAAGTCGGGGTGCGCGGACCAGGTGAAGGGCGCGAAGGAGCCCGCGTCCTCCGCTTCGCCGTCTCCGGGCGCGGCGGCGGACGAGGGCGACGCGACCGGCGGGGGTGACGCGACCGGCGGGGGTGACGGCGGCCCGTCCGCCGGGCTGGTCGGCGGTGTCGCGGCCGTCGTCGTACTGGGCGCAGCGGCCGTGTGGCAGGCGCGCCGCCGACGCGGATGAGCGCCCCGCAGGCGACCCGTACCACCGCGCTGCACGCCGGCGCCTGGTGGCTGTGGGCGCTCGGTCTGGCCACCGCGGCCTCCCGCACCACCGATCCGTTGCTGCTGGGGCTGCTGGTGGGTGTGGCCGGAAATGTCGTCGCGGCCCGCCGTACGGAGGCGCCGTGGGCGCGTTCGTACGGCGCGTTCGTCAAGCTCGGCCTGGTCGTGATCGCCATCCGGCTGGCCTTCGCCTTCTTCCTCGGCTCGCCGATTCCCGGTACCCACACCCTTGTCACGCTGCCCGAAGTACCGCTGCCGGACTGGGCGAAGGGCGTCCGGATCGGCGGCCGGGTCACCGCGGAGGGCATGGTCTTCGCGCTGTACGACGGGCTGAAACTGGCCACCCTCCTCATCTGCGTGGGCGCCGCCAACGCGCTCGCCAACCCTGCCCGGCTGCTGAAGTCCCTGCCGGGTGCGCTCTACGAGGCGGGCGTCGCGGTCGTCGTCGCGATGACCTTCGCACCGAACCTGGTCGCCGACGTCCAGCGGCTGCGCGCCGCCCGGCGGCTGCGCGGCCGCCCCGACCGTGGTGTCAAGGCGCTCCTCCAGGTCGGACTGCCCGTGCTGGAGGGCGCGCTGGAGCGCTCGGTGGCGCTGGCAGCGGCCATGGACGCGCGCGGCTACGGCCGTAGCGCCGAGGTACCGCCGGGCGTACGGCACCTCACCTCCGTCCTCACCCTCGGCGGGCTGCTCGGCATCTGCGCGGGTACGTACGGGCTGCTGGGCGACACCGGGGGCGGCTACGGGCTGCCGCTGCTGCTCGCCGGGCTGGCGGCGGCGCTCGCCGGACTGTGGCTCGGCGGCCGCCGGTCGGTGCGCAGCCGCTACCGGCCCGACCGGTGGGGTGTCCGCGCCTGGCTGGTCGCGGGCTCCGGCATCGCCGTCGCCGCCCTGATGATCTGGGCGAACGACTATGCGCCCGCCGCCCTCCACCCGCCCGCCGTCCCGCTCACCGCCCCCGTCCTCCCGCTCTGGCCGGCCGTCTCCGTGCTCGTGGGGCTGCTGCCCGCGTTCGTCGCCCCGCTCCCGCCGGGCGCGGACCGTGCGGACCGTGCGGGCCGAGCCGACCGGGCGGACCGGGCGGACCGGGCCGCGTCCCGTGGCCGTGCCCACGATGTCGATCCGCGCATGAAGGAGCCCACCCAGTGATCCGGTTCGAGCAGGTCTCGGTCACCTACGGCGACGCCGCGGCGCCCGCCGTCCAGGACATCGACCTGACCGTCCCCGAGGGCGAACTGTGCCTCTTGGTCGGCCC
This Streptomyces decoyicus DNA region includes the following protein-coding sequences:
- a CDS encoding prenyltransferase/squalene oxidase repeat-containing protein, with product MAPMASMAHQAPLTPSVAFLARRAATALAAVLVLGAAAAPVAYADSADSPSMSPKKLPEGLYGSKDPQYDGVWRQSLALLAQDTVGVRPAASAVKWLAGQQCADGSFTAFRAEPGKPCDAKTLRDTNPTAAAVQALAALGGHGDAVKKAVSWLKSVQNDDGGWSSTAGSASDANSTSVVIGALAAAGEKPQSVTSKKGGKTPYDGLLTFQLGCAAKGDGRGAFAFQLKGAAPNADATAAAATGARGKGFVVEPAGKGADTPVKPLNCKDGDKEGKGDKKAGADDPAQAAEAGDGYLVAQLDKNGQQLLSAMPGAKEQPDVGNTADAVVALAAGAHGAAAAKPLKWLEKNSADWAKQSGPAAYAQLVLVAHATGTDPRSFGGTDLVAALNATGPEPAAAAKQDTKDADGSKDGGGLGVVWVIGIGLAIGAGIGFLLSSRKKSRL
- a CDS encoding SCO2322 family protein, which encodes MRRTQIAGAVLLAGAVTGLAAGPAQAQEYRYWSFWDGKGSSWAYATEGPATVRPADGAVEGFRFAVSADSAAAGKPRAAAGFDAICHDTPAKDGRKRIGIAIDFGTAADAPGGEQPPKARTACAQVAEDASAGEALAAVARPLRYDSNALLCAIAGYPKSGCADQVKGAKEPASSASPSPGAAADEGDATGGGDATGGGDGGPSAGLVGGVAAVVVLGAAAVWQARRRRG
- a CDS encoding CbiQ family ECF transporter T component — its product is MSAPQATRTTALHAGAWWLWALGLATAASRTTDPLLLGLLVGVAGNVVAARRTEAPWARSYGAFVKLGLVVIAIRLAFAFFLGSPIPGTHTLVTLPEVPLPDWAKGVRIGGRVTAEGMVFALYDGLKLATLLICVGAANALANPARLLKSLPGALYEAGVAVVVAMTFAPNLVADVQRLRAARRLRGRPDRGVKALLQVGLPVLEGALERSVALAAAMDARGYGRSAEVPPGVRHLTSVLTLGGLLGICAGTYGLLGDTGGGYGLPLLLAGLAAALAGLWLGGRRSVRSRYRPDRWGVRAWLVAGSGIAVAALMIWANDYAPAALHPPAVPLTAPVLPLWPAVSVLVGLLPAFVAPLPPGADRADRAGRADRADRADRAASRGRAHDVDPRMKEPTQ